A single window of Pristiophorus japonicus isolate sPriJap1 unplaced genomic scaffold, sPriJap1.hap1 HAP1_SCAFFOLD_806, whole genome shotgun sequence DNA harbors:
- the LOC139257133 gene encoding zinc finger protein ZFP2-like has translation MEKPWECGDCGKAFNYPSQLEIHRRSHTGERPFTCSVCGKGFTVSSRLLTHQRVHTGQGPFICSECGKGFTLKSNLLSHQRVHTGERPFTCSMCGKEFTQSSHLLTHQRIHAGEGLFTCSECGKSFAQSSRLLAHQRVHTGERPFTCSICGAGFHRSSHLLAHERVHSGERPFTCSVCGKGFTQSSNLLKHQRVHTGERPFTCSVCGEGFIQSSNLLTHERIHTGERPFTCSVCREGFTQSSHLLTHQRVHTGERPFTCSVCGEGFARSYTLITHQRVHTGERPFTCSVCGEGFTQSSNLLRHQRVHKCLQGLDSAVMPN, from the coding sequence atggagaaaccgtgggaatgtggggactgtgggaaggcattcaattacccatcccagctggaaattcatcggcgcagtcacaccggggagaggccgttcacctgttctgtgtgtggaaagggattcactgtgtcatcccgacttctaactcaccagcgagttcacactgggcaggGGCCATttatctgctccgagtgtgggaagggattcactttgaAATCTAACCTGCtttcacatcagcgagttcacacgggagagaggccgttcacctgctccatgtgtgggaaggaattcactcagtcatcccacctgctgacacaccaaagaATACACGCTGGGGAGGGGctgtttacctgctctgagtgtgggaagagtttCGCTCAGTCATCccgcctgctggcacaccagcgagttcacactggggagaggccgtttacctgctccatCTGTGGGGCGGGATTccatcggtcatcccacctgctggcacatgagcgagttcactctggggagaggccattcacctgctctgtgtgtgggaagggattcactcagtcatccaacctgctgaaacaccagcgagttcacactggggaaaggccattcacctgctccgtgtgtggggaggGCTTCATTCAGTCATCGAACCTGCTGACACatgagcgaattcacactggggagaggccgttcacctgctcagtgtgtagggagggattcactcagtcatcccacctgctgacacaccagcgagttcacactggggagaggccattcacctgctcagtgtgtggtgaGGGATTCGCTCGGTCATACACCCTgataacacaccagcgagttcacactggggagaggccgttcacctgctctgtgtgtggggagggattcactcaatcgtccaacctgctgagacatcagcgagttcacaagtgcctgcagggtttggattctgctgttatgccAAACTGA